In Papaver somniferum cultivar HN1 chromosome 1, ASM357369v1, whole genome shotgun sequence, a genomic segment contains:
- the LOC113315197 gene encoding basic leucine zipper 19-like, which yields MDDGELEFSNQVLNMSDSMDDDFFNGLLSDNGHACTHTHTCNPPGPDLSHTHTCVHVHTKILPPEDKTTTEDTDESVEMKSKKRAPGNREAVRKYREKKKARAASLEDEVARLRNVNQQLMRRLQSQAGLEQEVARLKCLLVDIRGRIEGEIGSFPYQKPTKGIGGVPQHMPSSNMVGAYAVNHCDIQCDDQVYCLHPGLDTLGVDEAGGFHNEVFGPCDAGYMPCHENTSSGYKDHLACGQTNAGSTANGIPSAAAKKRKGGVRTPATV from the exons ATGGATGATGGAGAATTAGAATTCTCAAACCAAGTTTTAAATATGAGTGATTCGATGGATGATGATTTCTTTAATGGTCTCCTCAGTGATAATGGCCATGCGTGCACTCATACTCATACTTGCAACCCACCTGGACCAGATTTATCTCACACACATACTTGTGTTCATGTCCACACTAAAATCCTCCCCCCTGAAGATAAGACTACTACTGAAGATACGGATGAATCTGTTGAAATGAAGTCTAAGAAACGCGCACCAGGTAACAGGGAAGCTGTTCGTAAGTATCGTGAGAAAAAGAAAGCTCGGGCTGCTTCATTAGAGGATGAAGTTGCCAGATTAAGAAATGTAAATCAGCAATTGATGAGAAGGTTGCAGAGTCAAGCTGGTCTTGAGCAAGAAGTAGCTAGGTTGAAGTGTTTGCTTGTAGACATTAGAGGAAGGATTGAAGGCGAAATTGGATCATTTCCTTATCAAAAACCCACAAAGGGTATTGGTGGGGTTCCTCAGCACATGCCGTCCTCTAACATGGTTGGAGCTTATGCTGTGAACCACTGTGATATTCAATGTGATGATCAGGTTTACTGCTTGCATCCTGGATTGGATACATTGGGTGTTGATGAAGCTGGTGGATTCCACAATGAAGTATTTGGGCCTTGTGATGCTGGTTACATGCCGTGTCATGAGAATACTAGTTCAGGGTACAAGGATCATTTAGCGTGTGGACAAACAAATGCCGGGTCAACCGCTAATGGTATTCCTTCAGCTGCTGCTAAGAAGCGAAAAG GAGGAGTTCGTACGCCAGCTACAGTTTGA